One genomic window of Mycteria americana isolate JAX WOST 10 ecotype Jacksonville Zoo and Gardens chromosome 6, USCA_MyAme_1.0, whole genome shotgun sequence includes the following:
- the SCD gene encoding stearoyl-CoA desaturase, whose amino-acid sequence MPAHLLQEEEFSSASSATTVGTVTSRVTRNGDAVMEKDLLNHQDLAGDRGMVDDIFDETYREKEGPKPPMRYVWRNIILMSLLHLGAIFGLMLIPSAKIQTLAWAVLCFLVSALGITAGSHRLWSHRSYKATLPLRIFLTIANSVAFQNDIYEWVRDHRVHHKFSETDADPHNAMRGFFFSHIGWLLVRKHPDVIEKGQKLDLSDIKADKVVMFQRRYYKPSVVLLCFTLPTVVPWYFWDESIIISFFIPAILRYAIGLNATWLVNSAAHMFGNRPYDQHINPRENPLVSLGALGEGFHNYHHTFPYDYSTSEFGWRFNLTTAFIDLMCLLGLASDRKKVSKEVILARKMRTGDGSHKSG is encoded by the exons aTGCCTGCGCActtgctgcaggaggag GAGTTCTCCTCCGCTTCCAGCGCCACCACTGTCGGCACCGTCACCTCCCGGGTGACCAGGAATGGGGATGCCGTCATGGAGAAGGACTTACTCAATCACCAGGACTTGGCAGGAGACCGAGGCATGGTAGACGATATCTTTGATGAGACCTACCGGGAGAAGGAGGGCCCCAAGCCCCCCATGCGGTACGTCTGGAGGAATATCATCCTCATGAGCCTGCTGCATCTAGGGGCCATATTCGGGTTGATGCTGATACCTTCTGCAAAGATCCAGACATTGGCGTGGG ccGTTCTGTGTTTCCTGGTGAGTGCGCTGGGGATAACAGCTGGATCGCACCGCCTCTGGAGCCATCGGTCCTACAAAGCCACGCTGCCCCTGCGGATCTTCTTGACTATTGCAAACTCCGTGGCCTTCCAG AATGACATCTACGAGTGGGTCCGGGACCACCGCGTCCATCACAAGTTCTCCGAGACAGACGCGGACCCTCACAACGCCATGCGGGGCTTCTTCTTCTCCCACATCGGCTGGCTGCTGGTGCGCAAGCACCCGGATGTCATAGAGAAAGGCCAGAAGCTGGACCTGAGCGACATAAAGGCTGACAAAGTGGTGATGTTCCAGCGGAG ATACTACAAGCCCTCAGTGGTGTTGCTGTGCTTCACGCTGCCCACTGTAGTGCCCTGGTACTTCTGGGACGAATCCATCATCATCAGCTTCTTCATTCCAGCCATCCTGCGCTACGCCATAGGGCTCAATGCCACTTGGCTAGTGAACAGCGCTGCTCACATGTTTGGGAACAGGCCGTATGATCAGCATATCAACCCACGGGAGAACCCCCTGGTCAGCCTGGGGGCCCTAG GAGAAGGCTTCCACAACTACCACCACACCTTCCCCTACGACTACTCCACCAGTGAGTTTGGCTGGCGCTTCAACTTAACCACAGCCTTCATCGACCTCATGTGCCTCCTGGGGCTGGCCAGCGATCGCAAGAAGGTCTCCAAGGAGGTCATCCTGGCTCGGAAAATGCGGACTGGAGATGGGAGTCACAAGAGTGGCTGA